In a single window of the Rhodamnia argentea isolate NSW1041297 chromosome 2, ASM2092103v1, whole genome shotgun sequence genome:
- the LOC115738756 gene encoding enoyl-CoA hydratase 2, peroxisomal isoform X1, producing MAGASSKTDPQLLLSHKFPEAAFAYTERDAALYALGVGACGRDPLDADELKYVYHENGQQFIKVLPTFAALFPLQSLPDGLCFPGLQYDPQLLLHGQQYIELYKPLSSSAHLQHKVSLAGLHDKGKAAVVEVETKSFDQASGELLCMNRLTAYLRGAGGFSKSSQPFSYSNYPPNQVRAVKIPKDKPFSVFEDCSQPSQALLYRLSGDYNPLHSDPMIAKIAGFSRPILHGLCTLGFAVRAIIKCICRGDPDLVKSILGKFLLHVYPGETLVTEMWVEGSRVIYQTRVKARNRIVLSGFVELHRWTSSL from the exons ATGGCGGGAGCCAGCTCCAAGACCGATCCTCAGCTTCTCCTCTCTCACAAGTTCCCCGAG GCAGCTTTCGCGTATACGGAAAG AGACGCGGCTTTGTATGCCTTGGGTGTCGGAGCTTGTGGGCGTGATCCGCTGGACGCGGACGAGCTCAAGTATGTTTACCATGAAAACGGACAGCAGTTTATTAAG GTATTGCCCACATTTGCTGCTCTTTTCCCTCTGCAATCTTTGCCAGATGGATTGTGTTTTCCAGGTTTGCA ATATGATCCACAGCTTTTGTTGCATGGACAGCAATACATAGAACTCTACAAGCCATTATCTTCCAGTGCGCAT TTACAACATAAGGTAAGTCTTGCTGGCTTGCATGATAAAG GTAAGGCAGCTGTTGTGGAGGTAGAAACCAAAAGTTTTGATCAAGCTTCAGGTGAATTATTATGCATGAACAG ATTGACTGCTTACCTCCGTGGAGCCGGTGgcttttcaaaatcatctcaaCCATTTTCTTACTCAAATTATCCACCCAACCAAGTCCGAGCTGTGAAAATCCCCAAGGATAAacccttttctgtttttgaggATTGTAGTCAACCATCACAG GCTCTGTTATATAGGCTATCTGGGGACTATAACCCTCTGCATTCTGATCCAATGATTGCCAAAATTGCAGG ATTCTCCCGGCCGATACTGCATGGTCTTTGCACACTGGGGTTTGCAGTCAGGGCAATCATCAAGTGCATCTGCAGAGGAGACCCGGACCTGGTGAAAAGCATATTAGGGAAATTTCTTCTACATGTGTACCCTGGGGAAACCCTGGTTACTGAAATGTGGGTTGAAGGTTCGAG GGTCATATATCAGACAAGGGTCAAAGCAAGGAATCGCATTGTGCTGTCTGGATTTGTGGAACTTCATCGTTGGACATCATCACTTTGA
- the LOC115738756 gene encoding enoyl-CoA hydratase 2, peroxisomal isoform X2, with amino-acid sequence MAGASSKTDPQLLLSHKFPEAAFAYTERDAALYALGVGACGRDPLDADELKYVYHENGQQFIKVLPTFAALFPLQSLPDGLCFPGLQYDPQLLLHGQQYIELYKPLSSSAHLQHKVSLAGLHDKGKAAVVEVETKSFDQASGELLCMNRSTAYLRGAGGFSKSSQPFSYSNYPPNQVRAVKIPKDKPFSVFEDCSQPSQALLYRLSGDYNPLHSDPMIAKIAGFSRPILHGLCTLGFAVRAIIKCICRGDPDLVKSILGKFLLHVYPGETLVTEMWVEGSRVIYQTRVKARNRIVLSGFVELHRWTSSL; translated from the exons ATGGCGGGAGCCAGCTCCAAGACCGATCCTCAGCTTCTCCTCTCTCACAAGTTCCCCGAG GCAGCTTTCGCGTATACGGAAAG AGACGCGGCTTTGTATGCCTTGGGTGTCGGAGCTTGTGGGCGTGATCCGCTGGACGCGGACGAGCTCAAGTATGTTTACCATGAAAACGGACAGCAGTTTATTAAG GTATTGCCCACATTTGCTGCTCTTTTCCCTCTGCAATCTTTGCCAGATGGATTGTGTTTTCCAGGTTTGCA ATATGATCCACAGCTTTTGTTGCATGGACAGCAATACATAGAACTCTACAAGCCATTATCTTCCAGTGCGCAT TTACAACATAAGGTAAGTCTTGCTGGCTTGCATGATAAAG GTAAGGCAGCTGTTGTGGAGGTAGAAACCAAAAGTTTTGATCAAGCTTCAGGTGAATTATTATGCATGAACAGGTC GACTGCTTACCTCCGTGGAGCCGGTGgcttttcaaaatcatctcaaCCATTTTCTTACTCAAATTATCCACCCAACCAAGTCCGAGCTGTGAAAATCCCCAAGGATAAacccttttctgtttttgaggATTGTAGTCAACCATCACAG GCTCTGTTATATAGGCTATCTGGGGACTATAACCCTCTGCATTCTGATCCAATGATTGCCAAAATTGCAGG ATTCTCCCGGCCGATACTGCATGGTCTTTGCACACTGGGGTTTGCAGTCAGGGCAATCATCAAGTGCATCTGCAGAGGAGACCCGGACCTGGTGAAAAGCATATTAGGGAAATTTCTTCTACATGTGTACCCTGGGGAAACCCTGGTTACTGAAATGTGGGTTGAAGGTTCGAG GGTCATATATCAGACAAGGGTCAAAGCAAGGAATCGCATTGTGCTGTCTGGATTTGTGGAACTTCATCGTTGGACATCATCACTTTGA
- the LOC115738755 gene encoding T-complex protein 1 subunit beta-like isoform X2, producing MAVERILKDEASEEKGERARMASFVGAMAIADLVKTTLGPKGMDKILQSTGRGHQVTVTNDGATILKSLHIDNPAAKVLVDISKVQDDEVGDGTTSVVVLAGELLREAEKLVAAKIHPMTIISAECARSALLQKVMDNKEDAEKFTSDLMKIAMTTLSSKILSQDKEHFAKLAVDAVMRLKGSTNLEAIQIIKKPGGSLKDSFLDEGFILDKKIGIGQPKRIENAKILVANTAMDTDKVKIYGARVRVDSMSRVAEIEGAEKEKMREKVQKIIAHGINCFVNRQLIYNFPEELFADAGILAIEHADFDGIERLALVTGGEIASTFDNPESVKLGHCKLIEEIMIGKDKLIHFSGVEMGQACTIVLRGASHHVLDEAERSLHDALCVLSQTINDSRVILGGGWPEMVMAKEVDELAHKTPGKKSHAIEAFSRALLAIPTIIADNAGLDSAELISQLRAEHHKEGCTAGIDVIFGSVGDMVELGISESFKVKQAILLSATEATEMILRVDEIITCAPRKREDRM from the exons ATGGCG GTCGAGAGAATTCTCAAAGATGAAGCGAGCGAGGAGAAAGGGGAACGCGCCAGAATG GCCTCCTTCGTTGGAGCCATGGCTATAGCGGACCTGGTGAAAACCACGTTGGGGCCGAAGGGAATG GATAAAATTCTGCAATCAACTGGTAGAGGGCACCAAGTTACTGTCACTAATGATGGTGCGACGATCCTAAAATCTCTTCACATAGACAATCCAGCTGCTAAAGTATTAGTCG ATATCTCCAAAGTGCAAGATGATGAAGTGGGTGATGGGACAACTTCAGTCGTTGTTCTGGCTGGGGAACTTTTGAGGGAGGCAGAAAAACTGGTTGCAGCCAAGATCCATCCCATGACAATAATATCTG CTGAATGTGCTCGTAGTGCTTTGTTGCAAAAGGTGATGGATAATAAAGAGGATGCAG AGAAATTTACGTCAGACTTGATGAAAATTGCAATGACTACTTTGAGTTCCAAAATTCTGTCACAAGACAAGGAACATTTTGCTAAGTTGGCTGTGGATGCCGTTATGAGGTTAAAG GGTAGTACCAACCTCGAAGCTATACAGATAATCAAGAAACCAGGAGGATCTTTAAAGGATTCTTTTCTGGATGAAGG ATTTATCCTCGACAAGAAAATAGGTATTGGACAACCAAAGCGCATAGAGAATGCTAAGATTTTGGTGGCAAATACTGCAATGGACACTGATAAAGTAAAGATCTACGGGGCTCGTGTTCGTGTCGATTCTATGTCTAGGGTTGCTGAGATTGAGGGGGctgagaaagagaagatgagggAAAAGGTGCAGAAGATCATAGCACATGGGATTAACTGCTTTGTCAACAGACAGTTGATATACAATTTTCCAGAGGAGCTGTTTGCAGATGCTGGAATACTTGCAATTGAGCATGCTGATTTTGATGGTATTGAGCGCCTGGCCTTGGTGACCGGTGGTGAGATTGCATCAACATTTGACAATCCAGAGTCAGTTAAGCTTGGACACTGCAAGCTCATTGAGGAAATTATGATTGGCAAGGACAAGCTGATTCACTTTTCTGGTGTTGAAATGGGTCAGGCATGTACAATCGTATTGCGAGGTGCAAG CCATCATGTGCTGGATGAGGCTGAGAGATCTTTGCATGATGCCTTGTGCGTACTATCTCAGACAATAAATGATAGTAGGGTTATACTTGGAGGGGGATGGCCTGAGATGGTCATGGCAAAGGAGGTCGATGAGCTGGCTCATAAGACTCCTGGGAAGAAGTCCCATGCTATTGAAGCTTTTTCGAGGGCACTTTTGGCCATTCCAACAATCATTGCAGATAATGCCGGGCTGGATAGTGCTGAGCTGATTTCTCAGCTTCGTGCAGAGCACCACAAGGAAGGATGCACTGCAGGGATTGATGTCATCTTCGGTTCT GTGGGAGATATGGTGGAACTGGGGATCTCTGAGTCATTTAAAGTAAAGCAGGCCATACTGCTCTCTGCAACTGAGGCCACTGAGATGATTTTGAGGGTTGATGAAATCATTACTTGTGCTCCACGTAAGAGAGAAGATAGAATGTGA
- the LOC115738755 gene encoding T-complex protein 1 subunit beta-like isoform X1, translating to MAVERILKDEASEEKGERARMASFVGAMAIADLVKTTLGPKGMDKILQSTGRGHQVTVTNDGATILKSLHIDNPAAKVLVDISKVQDDEVGDGTTSVVVLAGELLREAEKLVAAKIHPMTIISGFRMAAECARSALLQKVMDNKEDAEKFTSDLMKIAMTTLSSKILSQDKEHFAKLAVDAVMRLKGSTNLEAIQIIKKPGGSLKDSFLDEGFILDKKIGIGQPKRIENAKILVANTAMDTDKVKIYGARVRVDSMSRVAEIEGAEKEKMREKVQKIIAHGINCFVNRQLIYNFPEELFADAGILAIEHADFDGIERLALVTGGEIASTFDNPESVKLGHCKLIEEIMIGKDKLIHFSGVEMGQACTIVLRGASHHVLDEAERSLHDALCVLSQTINDSRVILGGGWPEMVMAKEVDELAHKTPGKKSHAIEAFSRALLAIPTIIADNAGLDSAELISQLRAEHHKEGCTAGIDVIFGSVGDMVELGISESFKVKQAILLSATEATEMILRVDEIITCAPRKREDRM from the exons ATGGCG GTCGAGAGAATTCTCAAAGATGAAGCGAGCGAGGAGAAAGGGGAACGCGCCAGAATG GCCTCCTTCGTTGGAGCCATGGCTATAGCGGACCTGGTGAAAACCACGTTGGGGCCGAAGGGAATG GATAAAATTCTGCAATCAACTGGTAGAGGGCACCAAGTTACTGTCACTAATGATGGTGCGACGATCCTAAAATCTCTTCACATAGACAATCCAGCTGCTAAAGTATTAGTCG ATATCTCCAAAGTGCAAGATGATGAAGTGGGTGATGGGACAACTTCAGTCGTTGTTCTGGCTGGGGAACTTTTGAGGGAGGCAGAAAAACTGGTTGCAGCCAAGATCCATCCCATGACAATAATATCTG gcTTTCGGATGGCGGCTGAATGTGCTCGTAGTGCTTTGTTGCAAAAGGTGATGGATAATAAAGAGGATGCAG AGAAATTTACGTCAGACTTGATGAAAATTGCAATGACTACTTTGAGTTCCAAAATTCTGTCACAAGACAAGGAACATTTTGCTAAGTTGGCTGTGGATGCCGTTATGAGGTTAAAG GGTAGTACCAACCTCGAAGCTATACAGATAATCAAGAAACCAGGAGGATCTTTAAAGGATTCTTTTCTGGATGAAGG ATTTATCCTCGACAAGAAAATAGGTATTGGACAACCAAAGCGCATAGAGAATGCTAAGATTTTGGTGGCAAATACTGCAATGGACACTGATAAAGTAAAGATCTACGGGGCTCGTGTTCGTGTCGATTCTATGTCTAGGGTTGCTGAGATTGAGGGGGctgagaaagagaagatgagggAAAAGGTGCAGAAGATCATAGCACATGGGATTAACTGCTTTGTCAACAGACAGTTGATATACAATTTTCCAGAGGAGCTGTTTGCAGATGCTGGAATACTTGCAATTGAGCATGCTGATTTTGATGGTATTGAGCGCCTGGCCTTGGTGACCGGTGGTGAGATTGCATCAACATTTGACAATCCAGAGTCAGTTAAGCTTGGACACTGCAAGCTCATTGAGGAAATTATGATTGGCAAGGACAAGCTGATTCACTTTTCTGGTGTTGAAATGGGTCAGGCATGTACAATCGTATTGCGAGGTGCAAG CCATCATGTGCTGGATGAGGCTGAGAGATCTTTGCATGATGCCTTGTGCGTACTATCTCAGACAATAAATGATAGTAGGGTTATACTTGGAGGGGGATGGCCTGAGATGGTCATGGCAAAGGAGGTCGATGAGCTGGCTCATAAGACTCCTGGGAAGAAGTCCCATGCTATTGAAGCTTTTTCGAGGGCACTTTTGGCCATTCCAACAATCATTGCAGATAATGCCGGGCTGGATAGTGCTGAGCTGATTTCTCAGCTTCGTGCAGAGCACCACAAGGAAGGATGCACTGCAGGGATTGATGTCATCTTCGGTTCT GTGGGAGATATGGTGGAACTGGGGATCTCTGAGTCATTTAAAGTAAAGCAGGCCATACTGCTCTCTGCAACTGAGGCCACTGAGATGATTTTGAGGGTTGATGAAATCATTACTTGTGCTCCACGTAAGAGAGAAGATAGAATGTGA
- the LOC115738754 gene encoding L-ascorbate oxidase homolog, giving the protein MMRQGLEGVGALFLCVWVAVLAAIARADDPYRFFTWNVTYGDIYPLGVRQQGILINGQFPGPDIYSVTNDNLIINVINSLSDPFLLSWNGIQQRRNSYEDGVYGTTCPIPPGKNFTYILQVKDQIGSFYYFPSLSFHKAAGGFGGIRILSRPMIPVPFPPPAGDYTVLIGDWYKANHTALKATLDNGSMLPVPDGILINGRGSGASFTVEQGKTYRLRISNVGLMDSLNFRIQGHKMVLVEVEGTHTVQNTYSSVDVHVGQSLSVLVTADQPAQDYYIVVSSRFTSQVLTTTGVLHYSNSAGPVSGPIPGGPTTEIDWSLNQARSIRTNLTASGPRPNPQGSYHYGMINTTRTIRIANSAGLINGKQRYAVNSVSFVPADTPLKLADYFNIGGVFRVGSIPDQPTGGGIYPDTSVMGADYRAYIEIVFENNEDILQSWHLDGYSFFVVGMDGGQWTPASRNQYNLRDGVARCTIQVYPKSWSAIYIPLDNVGMWNLRSESWARQYLGQQFYLRVYTTSTSLRDEYPIPKNALLCGRASGRHTRPL; this is encoded by the exons ATGATGAGGCAGGGATTGGAGGGAGTGGGCGCCCTGTTCTTGTGCGTGTGGGTCGCTGTTCTCGCCGCCATTGCAAGAGCTGATGACCCGTACAGGTTCTTCACTTGGAATGTGACTTACGGAGACATATACCCACTCGGCGTTCGCCAACAG ggcaTACTCATCAATGGACAGTTCCCGGGTCCCGACATCTACTCCGTCACCAATGACAACCTCATCATCAATGTCATCAACAGCCTCAGCGACCCTTTTCTCCTCTCATG GAATGGAATCCAACAGAGGAGAAACTCCTATGAGGATGGAGTCTATGGAACCACATGCCCCATCCCTCCGGGCAAGAACTTCACCTACATCCTTCAGGTCAAGGACCAGATTGGAAGCTTCTATTATTTCCCCTCCCTCTCCTTCCACAAGGCCGCCGGCGGGTTCGGCGGCATCAGGATCCTCAGCCGGCCGATGATACCGGTCCCGTTCCCGCCCCCTGCCGGCGACTACACCGTCCTCATTGGAGATTGGTACAAGGCCAATCACACG GCTTTGAAGGCCACTCTTGACAATGGTAGCATGCTGCCGGTCCCTGACGGTATTCTCATCAATGGCCGCGGAAGCGGAGCTTCTTTCACTGTGGAACAAG GAAAGACCTACAGGCTTAGGATATCGAACGTGGGGTTGATGGATTCCCTCAACTTCCGCATCCAAGGCCACAAAATGGTGCTCGTCGAGGTAGAGGGAACACACACTGTTCAAAACACTTACTCGTCGGTCGATGTGCATGTTGGCCAATCGCTATCAGTTCTTGTAACGGCTGACCAGCCTGCTCAAGACTATTATATAGTGGTCTCCTCTCGCTTCACCTCCCAAGTTTTGACCACAACAGGCGTCCTCCATTACAGCAACTCCGCTGGCCCCGTCTCAGGTCCTATTCCTGGTGGTCCAACCACCGAGATTGACTGGTCCCTGAACCAGGCACGCTCTATCCG GACGAATCTTACGGCTAGTGGACCGAGGCCGAACCCGCAGGGTTCATACCACTATGGCATGATCAACACGACAAGAACCATCAGGATTGCCAATTCTGCTGGTCTTATCAATGGGAAACAGAGATACGCGGTCAACAGCGTGTCCTTCGTCCCAGCAGATACTCCTCTAAAGCTCGCTGACTACTTCAACATCGGTGGAGTTTTTCGTGTCGGGAGCATCCCTGACCAACCTACGGGTGGTGGGATATACCCCGACACGTCGGTCATGGGAGCTGACTATAGAGCCTATATCGAGATCGTCTTTGAAAACAATGAGGACATCCTACAAAGCTGGCACCTCGATGGCTACTCTTTCTTTGTTGTCGG TATGGACGGAGGGCAATGGACGCCGGCCAGCAGGAATCAGTACAATCTTCGAGATGGAGTCGCTCGTTGCACCATTCAG GTGTACCCCAAGTCCTGGTCAGCGATTTATATTCCGCTCGACAATGTCGGAATGTGGAACCTGCGGTCGGAGTCCTGGGCGAGACAGTACCTCGGGCAGCAATTCTATCTGCGAGTTTACACCACTTCGACTTCACTGAGGGATGAATACCCGATTCCTAAGAACGCCCTTCTGTGTGGTAGGGCGAGCGGGCGGCACACTCGACCCCTTTGA